The Candidatus Tumulicola sp. region GTCGCGTGCCGCCTCCGACCATTCCGGTTGCGGCAGTACAAGGCAACATCGCGCAATCGCTCAAATGGAATTCGCTGGACTTAGCTGTCATACGTTACATCGGAATGACGCATCAAGCACTGCTGCACCATCCGAAGCTCGTCGTATGGCCCGAAACCGTTATTCCGACCATCTTGAATACCGATCCGTACTTTATTCAATCCTTTCGGACGCTCTCCGTCGGTTGGAAATCGACGCTCGTCGCCGGCAGTCAAAGTCTGCGCGGGCGCAGCGTGTATAACTCGCTGTACATATTCGCGCCGAGCGGCGGTCTTGCAATCTACGATAAACGGCAGCTCGTACCGTTTGCTGAGTCGTTTCCGGGGCGCAAGTTTTTGTCGTGGCTTCCGTACGTCGCGAAGCTGAGCGGCCAATTCGGCACCGGTCGCATCGACGGTGTCTATCAAACCGAAGCGCTACCGATCGCACCGCTGATCTGCTGGGAGTCGGGTTTTTCGGATCTGGCGTTCGCACAGATTCGCCGCGGCGCGCAACTGCTAGTCATCAGCACCGACGACGCGTGGTTCGGCACGACATCCGGACCATACATGCACGCACAGATCGCGCAACTGCGCGCGATCGAAAGCGGCGCATACGTGGTGCGCGCGGCAGCGACCGGTATCAGCGGTATCATCAACCCCGACGGATCGTGGCAAGCGCGCAGCAAGATGGAAGAACGCATCGTTGTCTACGGAAAGGTCGGGCGGCGAGTCGACACGGTTTTCTCGCACGTCGGTCCGACGGCAATCGGTTTGGGGGCGTTCCTGTTATACGCGTTGCTGATCGTTTTGCCCGACAACAGGCGGCGGCGGAGCTGATCGGATGCTGCTCGCGATATCGTTAGCAATCGTGGCGGGCTTAGGTTTTGGCGCCGCGACCTACATCGTGTCCGCCTTAAGCTGGCGCGGCGGCTTTTTATCGTTCGTTCTCGGCTTTCTCTTGGGTCCGATCGGTCTGTTGATCGCACTTGCGGGTGCACGCCGGGCTCGGCTCGAGGACCCCGACCGAAAGCCCCCGCGTCTCAAGAAAGTTCTCGTGCGGTGTGGCTACCTCGTTTTCGGCTTCGGAATCGCCGCATGGGTGGTGATCGAAATTCTTCTCGCAGACAGCGGGAAAGTTCCGCCGCCGCCGGCGACGGTCAGCATGGATTTGCACGGCGGCCATGTGGTCGGCAACCGCATTCAGACGAAGTCTTGGACGTTCGACTATACCAAGGCGCACCTGTCGCCGGACGGACTCACCGGCAGCGTCGACGGCGTTCGTGACGGCGTAATCTTTCGCAAAGGTAAGCCGTACCTACGCATATCCGCGCAGCACATTCAAGTCGACGTGCAGTCGCTCAACTTTACGGCGATCGGAAAGATGCACATCGAACGGATCGGCGACCCGCAGCATCTGGCGTTCGACACCGATCACGTGGTCTGGACCAACGATGCTAAATCGCTCAAGATCGACCATCCGGCATTCATCCACACCAACGGACAAACGCTTCGGGTCGACCATATCTCGGTCGACTTCGATGCGAATACGGTTCATATTGGAAAAATCGGTGGACAGCTCGACGTCCACACTGGAAAGGTAGCGCCGGAGATCTAGGCGCCGCTACGGCACCTAAAACTCCGGACTACGTGTTGCCTTCTTCGGCAATCTTTTTCTTGGCCTCGGCGATCAGTTTCTTTACTTTCTGACCACCCTTATGGCCGATTTCCTCGTAGAAATCGGAACCATACTTTTCCTTGACGACCTTCCCACCTTTTTGTCCGATCGATTCGTAAAATTCTACGCCGTGGCGGTCGCGCGTCGCTTTGCCGCCCTTGCGGCCGATGTCTTCATAGAACGTAGAACCGTAGCGGTCGCGCACGGTGTCGCCACCTTTTT contains the following coding sequences:
- the lnt gene encoding apolipoprotein N-acyltransferase codes for the protein MRSSWLRDAGVAACAALALAAAFPKFGAAWLVPFGTAALFWTWQGASWKRAGALGWFAGVIFFTIGFSWIGHTVGSYIGVFGPVLPLAVAMIEAPFFALAAILASFAYRHVRPAFAPLAAAAAFTACDWIRTIGVLGAPFDQLGYSQADTPLRAIAAYAGTYGITFVLCAIGAYFADAVIRRTWKPFAATIAAVIVATSFAWLAWPARRVPPPTIPVAAVQGNIAQSLKWNSLDLAVIRYIGMTHQALLHHPKLVVWPETVIPTILNTDPYFIQSFRTLSVGWKSTLVAGSQSLRGRSVYNSLYIFAPSGGLAIYDKRQLVPFAESFPGRKFLSWLPYVAKLSGQFGTGRIDGVYQTEALPIAPLICWESGFSDLAFAQIRRGAQLLVISTDDAWFGTTSGPYMHAQIAQLRAIESGAYVVRAAATGISGIINPDGSWQARSKMEERIVVYGKVGRRVDTVFSHVGPTAIGLGAFLLYALLIVLPDNRRRRS